The following proteins are co-located in the Phycisphaerae bacterium genome:
- a CDS encoding cellulase family glycosylhydrolase, whose product MSLCRMLVAVLTMSVCALAGETVTIVNAAKDSKESAYIERLVVTTTDATLVLRFEGALDVGREMDAVKANTNDKFHHADNQLVVTLSNEALEEFALTVGPDAAGTLAVFPDKAALKVVEGAVELAIPLELVRYSPVQVIAEMYALYYGSEQMLATEGRNLFSAEGGDPARIEVASLPVKPDAPAVEDLKAAEVGPNSVSLAWRTNNRTSAHVTVEAEGEASRTIEEAYRTDGHRLTIADLRPETAYVAKVSGEDFAGRQAEPKAIEFRTTAVDAKAVKDDPWLRVQGKYIVDSTGKPFPLGGYSHFVGEYWWNEFPRYGTTAMTARYFRSMGYNACRLGLAEHQPGGWSASIMKDGSAFELYGGAEGFVKKFVRPLANQIMDQGVYVIIDWHDTYGMDAEKIEKIAQFWEACAAEFADEPRVAMYQLYNEPCFKDGQNRIDLAPRVREIMKDSITRIRKHDKRHIILVSDWNCGWGWATESQWQPVNFDPGDPQKQIVYSKHISKEHTTEAFMVGGVDRIADKYNVPIFFDEVETNGLLPPRETAWFYDFLWNNPRKYGFLTWVCGQYPHQHQRVGSAFAQAYLPRPPFTERGEEPIVGWRRIGDPQETKAGEWWFYRYTLGEALPAGDYGVVIECASTDTAVAIAVAPADDRTKLLGTWLGPPGGTQWYNWSITEGQNGVNGAVYFHALEPFVEIVLRTTKELATTYRTEDVIRDWREIQLIRLNPAHQMPVPKVNSRFVEMPQ is encoded by the coding sequence ATGAGTTTGTGCAGGATGTTGGTTGCGGTTCTGACGATGAGCGTATGCGCCCTGGCGGGCGAAACGGTGACCATCGTCAATGCCGCGAAGGACAGCAAGGAGTCGGCATACATCGAGCGGCTAGTGGTGACGACGACGGACGCGACGCTGGTGCTTCGGTTCGAGGGCGCGCTGGACGTCGGGCGGGAGATGGACGCGGTCAAGGCGAACACGAACGATAAGTTCCATCACGCGGACAACCAACTGGTTGTCACGCTGAGCAATGAGGCGCTCGAGGAGTTCGCGCTGACGGTCGGGCCGGACGCGGCGGGGACTCTGGCGGTATTTCCGGACAAGGCGGCTTTGAAGGTGGTCGAGGGCGCGGTTGAGTTGGCAATTCCGCTCGAACTGGTCCGGTACTCGCCGGTTCAGGTGATCGCCGAGATGTACGCGTTGTACTACGGCAGCGAGCAGATGCTGGCGACGGAGGGGCGGAACCTGTTCTCGGCTGAGGGAGGAGACCCGGCGCGAATCGAGGTGGCGTCGCTTCCGGTCAAACCGGACGCGCCGGCGGTAGAGGATCTGAAGGCGGCGGAGGTCGGGCCGAACTCGGTGAGTCTGGCGTGGCGGACGAACAACCGGACCAGCGCGCACGTGACGGTCGAAGCGGAGGGCGAGGCGTCGCGGACGATCGAGGAGGCCTACCGCACCGACGGGCACAGGCTGACGATCGCGGACCTGCGGCCGGAGACGGCGTACGTCGCGAAGGTCAGCGGCGAGGATTTCGCCGGCCGGCAAGCGGAGCCGAAGGCGATCGAGTTCCGAACGACGGCGGTGGATGCCAAGGCGGTCAAGGACGATCCGTGGCTGCGGGTCCAGGGCAAATACATCGTGGACTCGACGGGCAAGCCGTTCCCGCTGGGCGGATACTCGCACTTCGTCGGCGAATACTGGTGGAACGAGTTTCCGCGCTACGGCACGACGGCGATGACCGCGCGGTATTTCCGGTCGATGGGCTATAACGCCTGCCGGCTCGGACTGGCTGAGCACCAGCCGGGCGGCTGGTCGGCCAGCATCATGAAGGACGGCAGCGCGTTCGAGCTCTACGGCGGAGCGGAGGGGTTCGTCAAGAAGTTCGTGCGTCCGCTGGCCAATCAGATCATGGACCAGGGCGTCTACGTGATCATCGACTGGCACGACACCTACGGCATGGACGCGGAGAAGATCGAGAAGATCGCGCAATTCTGGGAGGCCTGCGCCGCGGAGTTCGCGGACGAGCCGCGCGTCGCGATGTATCAGTTGTACAACGAGCCGTGCTTCAAGGACGGCCAGAACCGCATCGACCTGGCGCCGCGGGTCCGCGAGATCATGAAGGACTCCATCACCCGCATCCGCAAGCACGACAAGCGGCACATCATCCTCGTGTCCGACTGGAATTGCGGATGGGGCTGGGCGACCGAGAGTCAGTGGCAGCCGGTTAACTTCGATCCGGGCGATCCGCAGAAGCAGATCGTCTACTCCAAGCACATCTCGAAGGAACACACCACCGAGGCGTTCATGGTGGGCGGGGTGGACCGCATCGCCGACAAGTACAACGTGCCCATTTTCTTTGATGAGGTGGAAACGAACGGCCTGCTGCCGCCGCGCGAGACCGCGTGGTTCTACGACTTCCTGTGGAACAACCCGCGGAAGTACGGGTTTCTGACGTGGGTGTGCGGGCAGTATCCGCACCAGCACCAGCGGGTGGGTTCGGCGTTCGCCCAGGCGTATCTGCCTCGTCCGCCGTTCACGGAGCGCGGCGAGGAGCCGATCGTCGGCTGGCGGCGGATCGGCGATCCGCAGGAGACGAAGGCGGGCGAGTGGTGGTTCTATCGCTACACACTGGGCGAGGCGCTTCCGGCGGGCGACTACGGCGTGGTGATCGAGTGCGCCTCGACGGACACCGCGGTGGCGATCGCGGTGGCCCCGGCGGATGACCGGACGAAGCTGCTGGGAACGTGGCTGGGCCCGCCCGGCGGCACGCAGTGGTACAACTGGTCGATCACCGAAGGCCAGAACGGCGTCAACGGCGCGGTCTACTTTCACGCCCTTGAGCCCTTCGTCGAGATCGTTTTGCGGACGACGAAGGAACTGGCCACGACGTACCGAACCGAGGACGTGATCCGCGACTGGCGCGAGATTCAACTCATCCGCCTGAACCCGGCCCACCAGATGCCGGTTCCGAAGGTGAACAGCCGGTTCGTCGAGATGCCTCAATAA
- a CDS encoding DUF1559 domain-containing protein, which produces MILNLGFRISDLGGRDASGARVGKESLWIGPLGSRAFTLIELLVVVAIIAVLVSILLPALNSAREHARTLQCLGNLKSIGTALHMYAGENNGFITQEYNEWTPWIPGDWPEKLGPYLGLGRDPGECRNNMVALMCSGAQIKIDAHSYIEQVEAPYYHGGYAFNALLDGYIWEARPPKQLHELDSDLVFLGDGMLWFSGWWCMNKLLAYDPSGDYFHHPDYRHNGGHDRGDAPLEYASGDTANFLFLDGHGRSVTYDQRYSVALSPR; this is translated from the coding sequence ATGATTTTGAATTTGGGATTTCGAATTTCGGATCTGGGCGGCCGCGACGCGAGCGGCGCGCGGGTTGGCAAGGAGTCGCTGTGGATCGGGCCGCTGGGCTCAAGGGCCTTTACCCTGATTGAGCTGTTGGTGGTCGTGGCGATCATCGCGGTGCTGGTCTCGATTCTGCTGCCGGCGCTGAACTCGGCGCGGGAGCATGCGCGGACGCTGCAATGCCTGGGGAATCTCAAGTCGATCGGAACGGCGCTACACATGTACGCCGGCGAGAACAACGGGTTTATTACGCAGGAGTACAACGAGTGGACGCCGTGGATTCCGGGCGACTGGCCCGAAAAACTCGGACCATACCTCGGGCTGGGGCGCGATCCGGGAGAGTGCCGCAACAACATGGTTGCGTTGATGTGTTCCGGCGCGCAGATCAAGATCGATGCCCACTCATATATTGAACAGGTGGAGGCGCCTTACTACCACGGCGGTTACGCGTTCAATGCACTGCTTGACGGTTATATTTGGGAGGCCCGGCCGCCGAAGCAGTTGCACGAGCTCGATAGTGACCTTGTGTTTCTTGGCGACGGGATGCTTTGGTTCAGCGGGTGGTGGTGCATGAACAAGCTGCTTGCGTACGATCCATCCGGGGACTATTTCCATCATCCCGACTATCGCCACAACGGCGGCCACGATCGCGGTGATGCTCCGTTGGAGTATGCATCGGGCGATACCGCGAATTTTCTTTTCCTCGACGGTCACGGTCGCAGCGTCACGTACGACCAGCGATACAGCGTAGCCCTTTCCCCCAGGTGA
- a CDS encoding GntR family transcriptional regulator translates to MVNKRTQLRSAILSALGRGDFKVGDKLPTEAELIRRYGISRATVREGLASLVEDGILARRRGDGTYVASLSPDRRSKMLAAMIPCVRGEWNVYDQILRAAEDVFHERGYSLVLCNHDNEPEKVKRYIGRLLQDNVAGVLYAPMMLEDQREENLAVVDEFERIGMPFVLVDSAISVETVSRFTTVATNGFAATREVVTHLVSLGHRRIGYVRGFPTVYSSDQRYLGYLEEMRRRGLELAEGYVQQIQYGPVAGQGQAELRAMLACDPPPTAVICIHDFVAKNVMDEARRLGLRAPQDLAVVGFDDLPFVAHLEPPLTSVRQPTEREGHLAARFLLEKIEAKTNGERQEFLTCELMVRGSCGGAIKTADRSAGTFARALVK, encoded by the coding sequence GTGGTCAATAAGCGGACGCAGTTGCGATCGGCGATCCTGTCGGCCTTGGGCCGGGGGGATTTCAAGGTCGGCGACAAGCTGCCGACCGAGGCGGAACTGATCCGACGGTACGGGATATCGCGGGCGACGGTGCGGGAGGGGCTGGCGTCGCTGGTGGAGGACGGGATTCTGGCCCGGCGTCGGGGGGATGGGACGTACGTGGCGAGTCTGAGCCCGGATCGGCGGAGCAAGATGCTGGCTGCGATGATCCCGTGCGTGCGCGGGGAGTGGAACGTCTACGACCAGATCCTTCGGGCGGCTGAGGACGTGTTCCACGAGCGGGGTTACTCGCTGGTGTTGTGCAACCACGACAACGAGCCGGAGAAGGTGAAGCGTTACATCGGCCGGCTGCTGCAGGACAACGTGGCCGGGGTGCTGTACGCCCCGATGATGCTGGAAGACCAGCGGGAAGAGAACCTGGCGGTGGTCGACGAATTCGAGCGGATCGGCATGCCGTTTGTGCTGGTCGACTCGGCGATCTCGGTCGAGACGGTCAGCCGCTTCACGACGGTGGCGACCAACGGCTTTGCCGCGACGCGCGAGGTCGTGACCCACCTGGTGAGCCTGGGCCATCGGCGGATCGGGTACGTGCGCGGTTTTCCGACGGTGTACTCGTCGGACCAGCGGTATCTGGGATATCTGGAGGAGATGCGGCGGCGGGGGCTGGAGCTGGCGGAGGGCTACGTGCAGCAGATCCAGTACGGACCGGTGGCGGGGCAGGGACAGGCGGAGCTTCGGGCGATGCTGGCGTGCGATCCGCCGCCGACTGCGGTGATCTGCATTCACGATTTTGTCGCCAAGAACGTGATGGACGAGGCGAGGCGGCTGGGATTGCGGGCGCCGCAGGACCTGGCGGTGGTGGGGTTCGACGACCTGCCATTCGTGGCGCACCTGGAGCCGCCGCTGACGTCGGTGCGTCAGCCGACGGAGCGGGAGGGACATCTGGCGGCCAGGTTCCTGCTGGAGAAGATCGAGGCAAAGACGAACGGCGAGCGGCAGGAGTTTCTGACGTGCGAGTTGATGGTGCGCGGCTCGTGCGGCGGCGCGATCAAGACGGCCGATCGGTCGGCCGGGACTTTTGCGAGGGCGTTGGTCAAATGA